The bacterium genome includes a window with the following:
- a CDS encoding GTPase domain-containing protein, which yields MALINYASREINCKIVYYGTGLGGKTTNLEYIFKQLAPGIRGEMISLATETERTLFFDFLPLDLGSVQGFKTKFSLYTVPGQVEYNASRKLILNGVDGIVFVADSQTEKMQENIESLRNMEENLAEYGLTLDSVPYVLQYNKRDLPNVNSFEDLESSLNDRGVPSFEAVAVEGSGVFATLKAVSKAVLNRLS from the coding sequence ATGGCCCTCATCAACTACGCCAGCCGCGAAATCAACTGCAAGATCGTCTACTACGGCACCGGCCTCGGCGGTAAGACCACCAACCTCGAGTACATCTTCAAGCAGCTCGCCCCCGGCATCCGCGGCGAGATGATCAGCCTGGCGACCGAGACCGAGCGCACCCTGTTCTTCGACTTCCTGCCCCTCGATTTGGGCTCGGTCCAGGGCTTCAAGACCAAGTTCTCGCTCTACACCGTCCCCGGCCAGGTGGAGTACAACGCGAGCCGCAAGCTGATCCTCAACGGGGTGGACGGCATCGTGTTCGTGGCCGATAGCCAGACCGAGAAGATGCAGGAGAACATCGAGAGCCTGCGCAACATGGAGGAGAACCTCGCCGAGTACGGCCTGACCCTCGACTCGGTGCCCTACGTGCTGCAGTACAACAAGCGTGACCTGCCGAACGTGAACTCCTTCGAGGATCTGGAGAGCTCCCTCAACGACCGGGGCGTGCCCTCGTTCGAGGCGGTCGCGGTCGAGGGCTCGGGCGTGTTCGCCACCCTCAAGGCGGTCTCGAAGGCCGTCCTCAACCGCCTGAGCTAA
- a CDS encoding tetratricopeptide repeat protein, translating into MRAGTLSDRIADYEVIAELARSASGRILIAQAPGSKRLLAIKEMLIEQDAGLSVDEQVARFKREADIHLQLNHPNIIKAYDAGVDGDRHYLVMEYQPGGNWHAVMEERRRSPIPQVLEWGIQLCNALQHLHEQGVVHRDVKPANCLISPAGQLKLTDFGMARRAFAPGITQAKMMLGTLNYMSPEQLLDATSVDGRSDVFAAGVILFKAFTGELPFAGETPTDVAHRLLYAEPTDALSLNPRLPKSLGDKLLKCLSKDPDYRYLSAEAFAKDLEEELHRTEIYLAQGYDHAEHAEWKDANHCFQQAIAMDSANADAWFQLGESLHHLGQPEQASECYLKVIHLNSSHIEAYRRLGEAYLATKNHPAAIKMLQRAWVLEPKDRDVCMALAMTYREMEQFQEAIEQLGFLVEQHPDWARAHFELGRARYAADRPEEALVSFRAAHRHAPTDPDVLFNLASLLHELGMLEDAEEHYEKLIVLTPDRPYTHAHHNLACLWLVQGRLAEAEAQVQAVLAQEQWGPSYLLLGEIFERTARMRDAIEVYRAAIELMPDHADAYISLARVLQRTFQPNAAIDLLRVAAERLAGDRALLLYHLALALRTRGDTLEATDVLTRCIAERPAQELAKAAEGLLAAVRPAKPGKSR; encoded by the coding sequence TTGAGGGCCGGTACTCTGTCCGATCGCATCGCCGATTATGAGGTCATCGCCGAGCTCGCGCGTTCCGCGTCGGGCCGGATCCTCATTGCGCAGGCGCCTGGATCCAAGCGCCTCTTGGCCATCAAGGAGATGCTGATCGAGCAGGACGCGGGCCTCTCGGTCGACGAGCAGGTGGCGCGCTTCAAGCGCGAGGCGGACATCCACCTCCAGCTCAACCACCCGAACATCATCAAGGCGTACGACGCCGGGGTGGACGGCGATCGCCACTACCTGGTCATGGAGTACCAGCCGGGCGGCAACTGGCACGCGGTGATGGAAGAGCGGCGTCGAAGCCCCATCCCCCAGGTCCTGGAGTGGGGAATCCAGCTCTGCAACGCCCTCCAGCACCTGCACGAGCAGGGGGTGGTCCATCGGGACGTGAAGCCCGCCAACTGCCTGATCTCGCCGGCGGGCCAGCTCAAGCTGACGGACTTCGGCATGGCGCGCCGGGCCTTTGCCCCGGGTATCACCCAGGCCAAGATGATGCTCGGCACCCTCAACTACATGTCGCCCGAGCAGCTCTTGGATGCGACCTCGGTGGACGGCCGCTCGGACGTGTTCGCCGCGGGGGTCATCCTGTTCAAGGCCTTCACGGGCGAGCTGCCGTTTGCGGGGGAGACCCCGACCGACGTGGCGCACCGCCTGCTCTACGCCGAGCCGACGGACGCCCTCTCGCTCAACCCGCGCCTGCCCAAGAGCCTGGGCGACAAGCTCCTGAAGTGCCTGAGCAAGGATCCCGACTACCGGTACCTCTCGGCCGAGGCCTTCGCCAAGGACCTGGAAGAGGAGCTGCACCGCACCGAGATCTACCTGGCCCAGGGCTACGACCACGCCGAGCACGCCGAGTGGAAGGACGCGAACCACTGCTTCCAGCAGGCGATCGCCATGGACAGCGCCAACGCCGACGCCTGGTTCCAGCTGGGCGAGAGCCTGCACCACCTGGGCCAGCCCGAGCAGGCGAGCGAGTGCTACCTCAAGGTCATCCACCTCAACTCGTCGCACATCGAGGCGTACCGCCGACTGGGCGAGGCCTACCTCGCGACCAAGAACCACCCGGCGGCCATCAAGATGCTGCAGCGCGCCTGGGTACTCGAGCCCAAGGACCGGGACGTGTGCATGGCCCTCGCCATGACCTACCGGGAGATGGAGCAGTTCCAGGAGGCCATCGAGCAGCTGGGCTTTTTGGTGGAGCAGCACCCGGACTGGGCGCGGGCCCACTTCGAGCTGGGGCGCGCCCGCTACGCGGCTGATCGTCCCGAGGAGGCACTCGTCTCCTTCCGTGCCGCCCACCGCCACGCCCCGACCGATCCGGACGTGCTCTTCAACCTGGCCTCCTTGCTGCACGAGCTGGGCATGCTCGAGGACGCCGAGGAGCACTACGAGAAGCTGATCGTGCTGACGCCCGATCGCCCTTACACCCACGCCCACCACAACCTGGCCTGCCTGTGGCTGGTGCAGGGGCGCCTCGCCGAGGCCGAGGCCCAGGTGCAGGCGGTGCTCGCCCAGGAGCAGTGGGGCCCGTCGTACCTCTTGCTCGGGGAGATCTTCGAGCGCACGGCGCGGATGCGCGACGCGATCGAGGTGTACCGGGCGGCCATCGAGCTGATGCCGGACCACGCCGACGCCTACATCTCGCTGGCGCGGGTCTTGCAGCGCACCTTCCAGCCCAACGCCGCCATCGATCTGCTGCGGGTGGCCGCCGAGCGCCTCGCGGGCGATCGCGCCCTCTTGCTTTATCACCTTGCCCTGGCCCTCAGGACCCGCGGCGACACGCTGGAGGCGACCGACGTCCTCACGCGCTGCATCGCCGAGCGTCCCGCTCAGGAGCTGGCAAAGGCCGCCGAGGGCTTGCTTGCGGCGGTGCGGCCCGCCAAGCCTGGCAAGAGCCGCTGA
- a CDS encoding DUF4388 domain-containing protein, with protein MIAEGSLQDFSFSDLIQIIGLNASTGTLRLSSEGREGTLACAEGRIVGAQVQDLSGEEAVYALFHWDTGAFAFDPGTPAALPSVTAPLGELAQEGIRRLDRWRAVRAELSTISPRARFRTQRRPLPEETSSLAAELAAKLEAAEGKTLAELAREVQLDELSVATALIELHREGALIVETAPDEALRSVFRRLCDELYARFASISGLKMTEGLEALLNEEARARGVELRWRSGAVQDGVPATQTFEQLRDLYKAFLTQALEYVTKIHGPGFTEKVLADALEGATPEERNGWEALDLPVTTRTP; from the coding sequence ATGATTGCCGAAGGCAGCCTCCAAGATTTCAGCTTCAGCGACCTGATCCAGATCATCGGTCTCAACGCCTCGACCGGGACCTTGCGCCTTTCGAGCGAAGGGCGTGAAGGCACGCTCGCGTGCGCCGAGGGCCGGATCGTGGGAGCCCAGGTCCAGGACCTTTCGGGCGAGGAGGCGGTCTACGCCCTCTTCCACTGGGACACGGGCGCTTTTGCTTTTGACCCCGGCACCCCCGCGGCGCTGCCGAGCGTGACCGCGCCTCTGGGCGAGCTCGCCCAGGAGGGGATCCGCCGCCTGGACCGCTGGCGCGCGGTGCGCGCCGAGCTTTCGACCATTTCCCCCCGCGCCCGCTTCCGGACCCAGCGCCGTCCCCTGCCCGAGGAGACCTCCTCGCTCGCCGCCGAGCTCGCCGCCAAGCTCGAGGCCGCCGAGGGCAAGACCCTCGCCGAGCTTGCGCGTGAGGTCCAGCTGGACGAGCTGTCGGTCGCAACCGCCCTCATCGAGCTTCACCGCGAAGGGGCGCTCATCGTCGAGACCGCGCCCGACGAGGCGCTGCGCAGCGTGTTCCGCCGTCTGTGCGACGAGCTCTACGCGCGCTTCGCGTCGATCTCGGGCCTCAAGATGACCGAGGGCCTCGAGGCGCTCTTGAACGAAGAGGCCCGCGCCCGGGGCGTCGAGCTGCGCTGGCGCAGCGGCGCGGTGCAGGACGGGGTCCCCGCGACCCAGACCTTCGAGCAGCTTCGCGACCTGTACAAGGCGTTCCTGACCCAGGCGCTCGAGTACGTCACCAAGATTCACGGCCCCGGCTTCACCGAGAAGGTCCTCGCGGACGCGCTGGAGGGGGCGACCCCCGAGGAGCGTAACGGCTGGGAGGCCCTTGATTTGCCCGTCACCACAAGGACCCCCTAG
- a CDS encoding carboxypeptidase regulatory-like domain-containing protein — MRVLRVGLVLALIATGPAHAATVWGASGLSAMPDARTLKAREFELGARAVLPADRPGVSLGFLRIGFMEGLEGSLLYAVPDYAYLSGGLKYQLMRPSAANPTAIAVGLSLIGVDAAGPLSGLHYTMVLSRDLSGRIGTQPFNWGTLHLGFDGDVSLNTRLMAGLEVPFGPLGRVMVEGHGPQATSGAYTGLGVELTPLSWLRLSAGSLSVPGLSVVDRGFHYGASVQGMIPEFGQAPSKMPATPAAGRPQPAPSPRPSSAPGTIPVLTGPVTPPALPAATLLGRVLGADGTPRAGYAVSLAEPPRRATTTATGYFYLPALTPGTYPLEVYSPSGEKVALATASVQEGGPVSLTIQVGAQQAERITATPTPLRRGAVEGAVTDAATKEPLAGVRLFLEGTGVSVVAVTDAAGRFKIIDLAPGQYKVRAERSGYAVATATARIALEAPFAQVRLAIKRAG, encoded by the coding sequence GTGCGTGTCCTTCGTGTCGGCCTCGTTCTCGCCCTCATCGCGACAGGGCCTGCCCACGCCGCGACGGTCTGGGGAGCCAGCGGGCTTTCCGCCATGCCTGACGCGCGCACCCTGAAGGCGCGCGAGTTCGAGTTGGGCGCGCGCGCGGTGCTTCCCGCCGACCGGCCGGGAGTCAGTCTCGGCTTCTTGCGCATCGGCTTCATGGAGGGCCTGGAGGGCAGCCTGCTTTACGCGGTGCCGGACTACGCCTACCTCTCGGGCGGGCTCAAGTACCAGCTGATGCGCCCGAGTGCCGCGAACCCCACGGCGATCGCGGTCGGCCTGTCGCTCATCGGGGTGGACGCGGCGGGTCCGCTCTCGGGCCTGCACTACACCATGGTCCTCTCGCGCGACCTTTCCGGCCGGATCGGGACGCAGCCCTTCAACTGGGGCACCCTGCACCTGGGCTTCGACGGGGACGTCTCCCTCAACACGCGCTTGATGGCGGGCCTTGAGGTGCCGTTCGGGCCCCTCGGTCGGGTCATGGTCGAGGGCCACGGCCCGCAGGCGACCTCGGGCGCCTATACGGGCCTGGGCGTCGAGCTGACCCCTCTCTCTTGGCTTCGGCTCAGCGCGGGCAGCCTGAGCGTGCCGGGCCTCTCGGTCGTGGACCGGGGCTTCCACTACGGTGCAAGCGTCCAGGGCATGATCCCCGAGTTCGGCCAGGCGCCCTCCAAGATGCCTGCCACGCCGGCCGCCGGTCGTCCCCAGCCCGCCCCTTCGCCGCGCCCGTCGAGCGCTCCCGGCACGATCCCCGTCCTGACCGGTCCTGTCACGCCGCCCGCTCTGCCCGCTGCTACCTTGCTCGGTCGCGTCCTGGGGGCTGACGGGACGCCGCGCGCGGGCTACGCCGTGAGCCTTGCGGAGCCGCCGCGCCGCGCAACCACCACGGCGACGGGCTACTTCTACTTGCCGGCGCTCACGCCGGGAACTTATCCGCTCGAGGTCTATTCGCCCAGCGGCGAGAAGGTCGCGCTCGCGACGGCCTCGGTCCAGGAGGGCGGGCCGGTCTCGCTCACCATCCAGGTCGGCGCGCAGCAGGCCGAGCGGATCACCGCGACCCCCACCCCCTTGCGCCGCGGGGCGGTCGAGGGCGCGGTGACGGACGCTGCGACCAAGGAGCCGCTTGCGGGGGTGCGCCTCTTTCTGGAGGGGACGGGGGTCTCGGTGGTGGCCGTGACCGATGCGGCGGGCCGCTTCAAGATCATCGACCTGGCACCTGGCCAGTACAAGGTGCGCGCGGAGCGCTCGGGTTACGCCGTGGCCACCGCCACCGCCCGCATCGCCCTGGAGGCGCCCTTCGCCCAGGTGCGCCTCGCCATCAAGCGCGCGGGGTAG
- a CDS encoding DedA family protein — protein MDLLLHLVDFILHFDKHLNVIIQTYGALTYLFLFLIIFCETGFVVTPFLPGDSLLFAAGAFAASGSLDVSLLFGLLFFAAVAGDSTNYWLGRTLGPKIFKEGSRFLNRSYLDRTQAFYDKHGGKTLVLARFAPILRTFAPFVAGIGQMPYKRFLAFSVTGGLLWISLFVFGGYLFGNLPMIKQNFKLVILGVIAVSLLPPLIEIIKHKLQPSRG, from the coding sequence ATGGATCTCTTGCTTCACCTGGTCGACTTCATCCTGCACTTCGACAAGCACCTCAACGTCATCATCCAGACCTACGGTGCCCTGACCTACCTCTTCCTCTTCCTCATCATCTTCTGCGAGACGGGGTTCGTCGTGACCCCCTTCCTGCCCGGCGACTCGCTGCTCTTCGCCGCCGGCGCCTTCGCCGCTTCCGGCTCGCTCGACGTCAGCCTGCTCTTCGGCCTGCTGTTCTTCGCGGCGGTCGCCGGCGACTCGACCAACTACTGGCTCGGGCGCACGCTCGGCCCCAAGATCTTCAAAGAAGGCAGCCGCTTCCTCAACCGCTCCTACCTGGACCGCACCCAGGCCTTCTACGACAAGCACGGCGGCAAGACCCTCGTGCTCGCCCGCTTCGCGCCGATCCTGCGCACCTTCGCCCCCTTCGTCGCGGGCATCGGCCAGATGCCCTACAAGCGCTTCCTCGCCTTCAGCGTGACGGGCGGCCTGCTCTGGATCTCGCTCTTCGTGTTCGGCGGCTACCTGTTCGGCAACCTTCCCATGATCAAGCAGAACTTCAAGCTGGTGATCCTGGGCGTCATCGCCGTCTCGCTTTTGCCCCCGCTCATCGAGATCATCAAGCACAAGCTGCAGCCGTCCCGCGGCTAA
- a CDS encoding phosphatidylserine/phosphatidylglycerophosphate/cardiolipin synthase family protein: MSNITDRAISYGKSLIDSLKGTDKPKAKEAPKEAPKGPRMPLDKLLLSNATRHNEVTYHVGAEDSFQAILSALKGAKTSFHIETFIWHDDETGRKLAQALVAKVKEAKAQGRTFDAKVLIDSTGINSDYGTKDRNILKFLQDNGVEAKLFNPKLVSWKAEGMLPLTHRKIYIADGAKYLVGGRNVGDEYFKPTFEKKAGDPKSKANSHHDFLMTVEGDEAARVQKEFYKAWALTGGKVPATDPKPIPSKTGDTAIQTFVTDPLTGNKGLKEVHLKAIANAQKEIFIISPYFADDELVDALIDAKQKNPKLSVKALVPASGEGGKDLNYQMAMLTAKQLLEAGIEVRLSAGGVDKGKPVERFSHFKGMTVDGEILSIGSANADYRTYNTNHEIVNIVADKEKVAEFNRTIANPDWNAAQPISMKWLKDNSTWAEKAFRTVAEPIDFLY, translated from the coding sequence ATGTCGAACATCACGGATCGCGCCATCTCATACGGCAAGAGCCTGATCGATTCGCTCAAGGGGACCGATAAGCCCAAGGCCAAGGAGGCGCCCAAGGAGGCGCCCAAGGGCCCGCGGATGCCCCTCGACAAGCTCTTGTTGAGCAACGCCACCCGCCACAACGAGGTGACCTACCACGTGGGGGCCGAGGATTCCTTCCAGGCCATCCTCAGCGCCCTCAAGGGCGCCAAGACCTCCTTCCACATCGAGACCTTCATCTGGCACGACGACGAGACCGGCCGCAAGCTGGCCCAGGCCCTCGTCGCGAAGGTGAAGGAGGCCAAGGCGCAGGGTCGCACCTTCGACGCCAAGGTTTTGATCGACTCGACCGGCATCAACAGCGACTACGGCACCAAGGATCGGAACATCCTCAAGTTCCTGCAGGACAACGGCGTCGAGGCCAAGCTCTTCAACCCCAAGCTGGTCTCCTGGAAGGCCGAGGGGATGCTGCCTCTCACCCACCGCAAGATCTACATCGCCGACGGGGCCAAGTATCTGGTCGGCGGCCGCAACGTGGGCGACGAGTACTTCAAGCCCACCTTCGAGAAGAAGGCGGGCGATCCCAAGTCGAAGGCCAACAGCCACCACGACTTCCTCATGACGGTCGAGGGCGACGAGGCCGCCCGCGTCCAGAAGGAGTTCTACAAGGCCTGGGCCCTGACCGGCGGCAAGGTGCCCGCCACCGACCCCAAGCCCATCCCCTCCAAGACCGGCGACACGGCCATCCAGACCTTCGTCACCGACCCCCTGACGGGCAACAAGGGTCTCAAGGAGGTCCACCTCAAGGCGATCGCGAACGCCCAGAAGGAGATCTTCATCATCAGCCCGTACTTCGCCGACGACGAGCTGGTGGACGCGCTGATCGACGCCAAGCAGAAGAACCCCAAGCTCTCGGTCAAGGCCCTGGTGCCTGCGTCGGGCGAGGGCGGCAAGGACCTCAACTACCAGATGGCCATGCTGACCGCCAAGCAGTTGCTGGAGGCGGGGATCGAGGTCCGACTCAGCGCGGGCGGAGTGGACAAGGGCAAGCCCGTCGAGCGTTTCAGCCACTTCAAGGGCATGACGGTGGACGGCGAGATCCTCTCGATCGGCTCGGCCAACGCGGACTACCGCACCTACAACACCAACCACGAGATCGTGAACATCGTGGCGGACAAGGAGAAGGTGGCGGAGTTCAACCGCACCATCGCCAATCCCGACTGGAACGCGGCCCAGCCCATCAGCATGAAGTGGCTCAAGGACAACTCGACCTGGGCCGAGAAGGCCTTCCGCACCGTGGCCGAGCCGATCGACTTCCTGTACTGA
- a CDS encoding HAMP domain-containing protein: MKHMKIRHLLMALIALLALLSVLLLVKEGVRVTADGGKAAWLQQANRMADHILTANASEALERGVTATAISKPDAVTAETAAKIRTLRETGDKAYAEAVAIAEGLKAGDQGHPLNESLNVLAERRAALMEARRSVDRALETRTPALAPKVWIGTMTAFIEALSQVRRDAFTAKTPLDEAYRSNLQIKEIVFLAAEYAGRERATIGSAIAQGKPIEGETAQNLARFRAIVDQNVTVLRLITRKFPADSHVGEAMAGLDAEFLGRFEQMRRAVYQASDAHAPYPVTGSEWVKEATRGIDSILNVAEAVSADTERAVGAAQQEQQLNTVVLVLMSLATLTLVGLAILLIRRRIIAPLLKLVAVAQAVSNGELDRRIAIAHRDELGDLAASFEAMMVYLREMAAAAEEVSAGNLSIKVKPKSERDRLGTAITRMIEGLHVIVGEVRNTAGAVTSAAGQIVGSSHQLADTASVQASASEVTSAAMEQMAANLKAVDTSTQELEQKVCVVQSQSNELAAAVTQTSGAIAELAASIQQVAGNASQANQVAAGSSDAIASGEQAVAEAKSGMTAINETMTGIRATIEELAARSGEIGAIVEVIDDIAEQTNLLALNAAIEAARAGDAGRGFAVVADEVRKLAERSAKATKEIGDLIAGIQKETAHAVGVTHEGTDKVHQGVRLAEHTHEALQRIKGAATEMAHLLQEVEEATSEQAQSSQQIVTAAEQMASVNEQVNAAVHEMHLLTRSVSYATAEQRVGGDQVVRAIESLNASAHEASLATTSVSGAADDLNGHARGLQGAVARFKLEADSRDVRIEAVPRLALPERR; encoded by the coding sequence ATGAAGCACATGAAGATTCGACACCTGCTCATGGCGTTGATCGCCCTGTTGGCCTTGCTCTCCGTGTTACTGCTGGTCAAGGAGGGGGTGCGCGTCACGGCGGATGGCGGCAAGGCCGCCTGGCTCCAGCAAGCCAACCGCATGGCCGACCACATCCTCACGGCGAACGCCAGCGAGGCCCTCGAGCGTGGCGTGACGGCCACGGCGATCTCCAAGCCGGACGCGGTGACGGCCGAGACCGCAGCCAAGATCCGCACCCTGCGCGAGACCGGGGACAAGGCCTACGCGGAGGCCGTCGCCATCGCCGAGGGCCTGAAGGCCGGGGATCAGGGCCATCCGCTGAATGAGAGTCTCAACGTCCTCGCCGAGCGCCGTGCGGCCCTGATGGAGGCCCGCCGCTCGGTCGATCGGGCCCTCGAGACGCGGACGCCCGCGCTGGCCCCCAAGGTCTGGATCGGCACCATGACGGCCTTCATCGAGGCCCTGTCCCAGGTGCGGCGGGACGCCTTCACGGCCAAGACCCCCCTGGACGAGGCCTATCGCAGCAACCTCCAGATCAAGGAGATCGTGTTCCTGGCCGCCGAGTACGCCGGACGCGAGCGGGCCACCATCGGGTCGGCCATCGCCCAGGGCAAGCCCATCGAGGGCGAGACCGCCCAGAATCTCGCGCGCTTCCGGGCCATCGTCGACCAGAACGTCACAGTCCTGCGCCTCATCACCCGGAAGTTCCCGGCCGACTCGCACGTGGGCGAAGCCATGGCCGGGCTCGACGCCGAATTCCTCGGCCGCTTCGAGCAGATGCGCCGCGCCGTCTACCAGGCGAGCGATGCCCATGCGCCCTACCCCGTGACGGGGAGTGAATGGGTCAAGGAGGCCACGCGCGGCATCGACTCCATCCTGAACGTGGCGGAGGCCGTCAGCGCGGACACCGAGCGGGCCGTCGGCGCCGCCCAGCAGGAGCAGCAGCTCAACACGGTCGTGCTCGTCCTGATGTCCCTCGCCACCCTGACCCTGGTTGGGCTTGCGATTCTCCTCATTCGGCGTCGGATCATCGCCCCGCTCTTGAAGCTCGTGGCGGTGGCCCAGGCCGTCTCGAACGGCGAGCTCGATCGCCGCATCGCCATCGCCCATCGCGACGAGCTGGGCGATCTGGCCGCCTCCTTCGAGGCGATGATGGTCTACCTGCGCGAGATGGCTGCGGCCGCCGAGGAGGTCAGCGCCGGCAACCTGAGCATCAAGGTAAAGCCCAAGAGCGAGCGCGATCGCCTCGGGACGGCCATCACCCGGATGATCGAGGGCCTGCACGTCATCGTGGGGGAGGTGCGCAACACCGCCGGCGCGGTCACCTCAGCCGCGGGCCAGATCGTGGGATCCAGCCACCAGCTGGCCGATACGGCCTCGGTCCAGGCTTCGGCCAGCGAGGTGACCTCGGCGGCCATGGAGCAGATGGCCGCGAACCTCAAGGCCGTGGATACCAGCACCCAGGAGCTGGAGCAAAAGGTCTGCGTGGTCCAGAGCCAGTCCAACGAGCTGGCGGCAGCCGTGACCCAGACGTCGGGGGCCATCGCGGAGCTCGCCGCGAGCATCCAGCAGGTGGCGGGCAACGCCTCGCAGGCCAACCAGGTCGCCGCGGGCTCGAGCGACGCCATCGCCTCGGGCGAGCAGGCCGTCGCCGAGGCGAAGTCCGGCATGACGGCCATCAACGAGACCATGACGGGTATCCGCGCGACCATCGAGGAGCTGGCGGCGCGCTCGGGCGAGATCGGGGCCATCGTCGAGGTGATCGACGACATTGCCGAGCAGACCAACCTCCTCGCGCTCAACGCCGCCATCGAGGCGGCTCGGGCCGGCGATGCGGGCCGCGGCTTCGCGGTGGTCGCCGACGAGGTCCGCAAGCTCGCCGAGCGCTCGGCCAAGGCCACCAAGGAAATCGGCGACTTGATCGCGGGCATCCAGAAGGAGACGGCCCACGCCGTCGGCGTCACCCACGAGGGCACCGACAAGGTGCATCAGGGCGTGCGGCTCGCTGAGCACACCCACGAGGCGCTTCAGCGCATCAAGGGCGCGGCCACCGAGATGGCTCACCTCCTCCAGGAGGTGGAGGAGGCGACCAGCGAGCAGGCGCAATCCAGCCAGCAGATCGTCACGGCGGCCGAGCAGATGGCGAGCGTCAACGAGCAGGTGAATGCCGCCGTCCACGAGATGCACCTGCTCACTCGCTCGGTCAGCTACGCCACGGCCGAGCAGCGCGTGGGGGGCGACCAGGTGGTCCGGGCCATCGAGAGCCTGAACGCGAGCGCCCACGAGGCATCCCTCGCGACCACGAGCGTCTCAGGGGCCGCCGACGACCTGAACGGCCACGCCCGCGGGCTGCAGGGGGCCGTTGCGCGCTTCAAGCTTGAAGCGGACTCGCGCGACGTGCGGATCGAGGCGGTGCCTCGCCTGGCGCTGCCCGAGCGGCGCTGA
- a CDS encoding roadblock/LC7 domain-containing protein — MAISKHLVLTEDGIRALNNSLGNLVLDSGARAALLIDKSGQMIAAQGETSHYDTMSISALVTGSFNSTKAIATLLGEAEFTKMFQQGATNSIYVAALKTHDILAVIFPNQIPVGRIKYKVEQSLDGVDQQMDAMYKQSPASSPMRPAQAPAPKINDLF; from the coding sequence ATGGCCATCTCCAAGCACCTGGTCCTGACGGAAGACGGGATTCGTGCCCTCAACAACTCGCTCGGCAACCTCGTGCTCGATTCGGGCGCGCGGGCGGCGCTGCTCATCGACAAGTCCGGCCAGATGATCGCGGCCCAGGGGGAGACCAGCCACTACGACACCATGTCGATCTCGGCGCTGGTGACGGGCTCTTTCAACTCCACCAAGGCGATCGCCACCCTGTTGGGGGAGGCGGAGTTCACCAAGATGTTCCAGCAGGGCGCCACCAACTCGATCTACGTGGCGGCGCTCAAGACCCACGACATCCTGGCCGTCATCTTCCCCAACCAGATCCCGGTGGGCCGGATCAAGTACAAGGTCGAGCAGTCCCTCGACGGCGTCGACCAGCAGATGGACGCCATGTACAAGCAGAGCCCCGCGTCTTCCCCCATGAGGCCCGCGCAGGCGCCGGCGCCGAAGATCAACGACCTGTTTTAG